GGAGCTGCGTCTGGCCATCCAGACCAAGCGGCTCTCAAACGGGCTCAGCGTTGACATGAGCTCTGATGGCGCCAGCTCCAGCTCGGACCGAGCCTCAGAGCACCAGGCGAGTGGATCTGGAGTCAAGAGAGAGGTGAGGCAGAGGGAAAACTACAGCATAGTCATCTGTTGTTTTGacactgactgtgtgttttACAAACAAGAGGTCAAATATTGACGGTCTATATTATCTCTCTGGTTCTCAGTTAACACCTCAGGAGCAcgacaggaggaagaggaggagagagaggaacaAAATTGCTGCTGCCAAGTGCCGCAacaagaagaaggagaagacaGAGTCTCTGCAGCAGGTACTTTTCAACTTCTATTCTTAAAGTTTtttgagaggtttttttttttccatagaaaacttatttacttatttacttataacttattttacttattttgttAAGCATTtttcacacaacaaaaataactCTTAAATTGCATCGAAGAAGAAGCTTTGAAAGATATCTGAAGACTATGTCCAATTGGAGTTATGttgtaaataaacacagttTTTAACTTTATGTTGTTGCGTCAAGAGCCAGCTCTTAAAatctttttaatgtaaaatcagCAAACTAAAATTTTGCTCATGTAGAATTTATCTGTTGTTAAAGAAGTTAAGCCTTTTCTACCCTGAGCACTTGGTTGCTCCTGTTCAGAGATGACTCTGTATTTTGCCCATGCTGTGAAGTTTGTGGtgattttcaacatttttagacTGCCCaaaccacacaaaaaaagccaaacacagCGTTAACGCTGTAAAAGTACAGCATGAACaatctcctccctctctcttcttcagGAGTCAGAGAAACTAGAGAGTGTCAACGCTGACCTGAAGGCTCAGATCGAGGAGCTGaaacagcagaagcagcagctggTCTACATGCTCAACCTGCACCGGCCGACTTGCATCGTCCGAGCCCAGAACGGCCAAACCCCTGAGGATGAGAGGAACCTCTTCATCCAACACATCAAGGAGAGCACCTTACAACTCCACAacctcacctcctccacctcagcCACCTCCACTTCCTTGTCCACATCCATCTCCACAATAGCACCTCTAGAAGGCGGACTTTTGACCCTTGATCACATTCACTGTCCCAGTCACCTCTGAGCGACCATGTGTTTATGCCACTTTTCTAAGACTTGCAATGCTTCCATCCTGCTGCCATCGATGTAGCACAGACTGTTCGAGAGGCAGGTGGAGCTGCCACATAGACTTACAACCTGAGAATGACAGTGACATATAATAAACGCCATTCGGATGTCTCATGCACTGTCTATAAAGCTgctatagagagagagagagtggcaTAAAGTGACCTCAGCACCTCCCACTCCCTGAAATCGTAGCTGCTGAttggacaggaagtgacacacaATGGACAGCACCTTGCCATGCATTAtgtatttcactttattttttaaacattacaaCCAGTCAGGGCCAAGGACAGATGCCAAagcactaaaaaacaaaacaaaaacttttttttttttttttttaatttactggtATTGCGAATAGGTGAAAGTCTCATTTAGTGTCCGATTTTTGTACCAAAGTGTGTATTCAGGGTGATTGAGGCACATATTTTAACTGTTTGCCCACAGAGAAAGAAGACGCAGATcaactgtgtgagtgtgtttgagcTGCAAGCCACAGGCTTTGAAAAAGACATTATTTGTGCTTATTGTATGAAAAATGGTATATTTATTTAGTAACTACTGTATTACATGTCATTGTCGTTTCAACCCTGTCTGCTTGTCCTTTACATAACATGAACTACTAAATTTGCTGCTACTACTAACCACTCAGGACCTATGTTGGCTGtagaagggttttttttggcttaatttaaaaaaaaaaaaaagtcaggttGTTTGCTATCAGGGTAGCAGTAGCAGTTACAAAAGGGAAATGTATTTTGCAGGCAGGGTTATAATTCTGCACTTAATGGAAACGTGTAGTAAAAAATTACATTATCATCATATATGCAGACGATACTTTACTTTTCTCAACAGTTTGAATTACGCTGATGAGCAAATTTGTCCCCAAAAATGATAATACTGTATAATTTCACAAGTACACTTTATTTATCACTGCGTTCCCTCTTAAAGTAAACAAATCTAGTGTTGCTTTTTACATCTTCTGTGACGATAAAGCTTCGCAAGTACGATTGTTATTTTTCAGTCATGTTTTCTACCTGAAATCTTGTATATTGTATCGACTGCGCATTAACTCTGTGCTACTGTATGTCAACACCGGACGCCTCCTTTGGTCTTGAcagtgcaaaacaaaacaaaaaagattgttattttctaaaaatgtattttttaataataagttTTGGTTTGGAAGTTGTGTTCACTAGATATCATTAGCTAGGTATCAGAAGTGTTGCATCAGCTTTCGGCTGGTCCTTTAACGCGCCTGACTCTGAAGTTATGCAAGATGATGTGATATTATACTGTGTGTTATGAACTTGATCAGTATCCAGGCTTCAACTCACTGCCAAATATTTCCCTCTCTGTGGCCCATTCGCTTTAGAGTGAAATTATCCCTCAAGAGAAATGTGGTTTATTGCACAAACAGAAACTGAGGGAGTGTAATGAACGAGAGTTAAGGGGCTATTTTCTTGTCAATTACTAATCATAGCATCAATCTACAGTGCCCATCAATAGCCAAACATCTGCGAGCAAGACACTGAAAACCTCTTCTCCCTCAGTCATTGCAGTTCACCTTACAGCTAACACGTCAAAAGGCAACTCTGCTTATCAGTATTTGAATACTTTTCAGTAAGTAAACATTTAACATCATGGTAGCAAAAAAAGAGTTTAAGATCACTTTAAAAGTTTTGTCACTACTGGGATATATTTTCAGTTCATAACAGAAGAGTAATAATCTATGTATGAACAGCACATTACTGTCATGGTGAGGACTGAAGTTTTACATTTATGTTTGCATGGTAGAAGGTTTATATTGTTAGTATTGTGTGTGTTAACTTAAGAGTCACACAGTTAAAGGGACGCAGGCGTTCATAGtgtgtatgttgtttttgtggttgttCATTGTCCTGTCGCTAGTCATGGCTAGATAGCTAATAAGCGCTGAGTTCCATGTGTATGTATTCTATTGTGCCTACTTCTACTGGAggctgtgtttttctctgtagCTGCTCGATTGTCGGAGCATTATAGCCTAAAAGAATAAACTGTAGGCTGTCAGGTACAACTGCACTGCTACTACCAATGTGTACTTCCATCTTTGTGATCTgtcaacttttgtttttgatactttgttaattaaaaatatgtattgcaAACGTAACTGTTCATGGTGTCATTTTTTGGAAAAAGTCTGGTAATACTTTGGTTTTAAAGGATCCTATCCCTTTGATAGCGATCACATTAAAAATAGCAGTCTAGCAGAGGATCCCAGACCCCCATTTCATCGtttcatgagtgtgtgtgtcccccaatgttgaaaaaaaaaatcaatgcccAAGGTTATATGAATCCATTAAAAATTAATGCACCTTTTTATGGGCCACTCCCCCACCCCCATAGACATAAACAGTTAATATGCTGTTCTATGGCTCTTGACCAATCTTTCTACAGAATCCATAAACCATTTCGAAGTTATGTGCCACACCCACtgctaaactaaaactaaactaaaataaaaattaatagacaaaaaaacaacaaaaaaagttttgtcttgAGATGACAGGCTTAAATTATTTCAGGTCAGGACATCAACCCTGCAATTTCTTGtacaaacacaaaggaaaagaTATCAGGAAAACCACAGTGTTTCCTCGAAGTACACAAGAACAGCATTCCAAGATAAGCACAGGGAACctgctgtcagaaaaaaatacctttAAATTAGAATTTTGTGCGTCATCCCCTCAGACCCCCTTTTTTCCCGCAAGGAGAGCACCTTGTAACATAAACATGAGTTCACCTACAAACTTCCTGCCTGTGAGCTCAGAGCAACAGCgtctgaaaaagagagacaCGACTGGACATGCCCACTGTTCAGAGAGAGAtaaggagagagtgagacagacagaaaaacagggagggagggagggagggagggagggtatGACTTAATGTTTGTTATCTAGGAAATACTGTTCAaatcacaacaaacacaccGGCCCAGACCACCACTGGGTGCACACTCTGAATATTTAACCACTTTTCAGTTTGTAAAGGGTTAGCTTTTACAAAACTCTACCATATCATTAACCAAATTTGGTAAAAATTCGAATTAAACAGAGATGTGTTTAAAGCAGGCTGTTTGTATGTATACctgtgaaaagtaatgcaccacaattcatATATAACACACATAATTAGGAAAGCTGCAATCACGTCACCAAtgtgctgacgggagtaaagaaggaagtagtataaagactgAATGTCAGTGTAAgcaggcaggttggggtggtggataggtcaaacaaacacaggaccttCCCCTAAGACAAGAGTATGCAATCTGCGGCTCCAGAGCcatgcagctctttagcccttctccagtggctccctagCGCTGTTAAGCTATGTTTATAAGTTCATTTTATGCTAACATAATCTTGTGTCGCTTAATTTGTGAAGGGGCTGGAGTTTCTATGGTTGTGTatgacggaggattttgtttttgccacttgatgaataaataaagatcGCCTCAAAAGATATCCACAGTCCTCTTTGTATCTACACAATGCAGACATCACTAGAGTCCACTGGTTACAATCATACAAATTGCTGTATTGTTATATGGTGCAAAATCTGATAAGGTGTGTGCAAATTTTCCATTTGCCTTCTTTGCCTCACTCAGGAAGATGCTTCATCTTTTCATGTCTTGGGTCAACATCACTGTAGCCTttgtcaaagttagacatcaTTTGAATCGCTCATTGCAGTTGAACAATCATCTCTGACGTGGTTTTGCCACAACTGGCAATTTGCTAATATTTAATgtgaaaattacatcacttcctgtgtggcAACTCCAGTTTAAACACACTCTATTGGCACTGTCACGTTGCAAGCTGCTACCCAGAGAAATGTGCCTGAACAGCAACACATAAGCAGTGAGTACATCCACATCAAAGATTCAAGCCTAAACACCTTCCAGAACTCCATCAATCAGATGGCAAATATATTTGAACTAAAATAAGTTATAAACTTCAGCATAAACTCCTCACCAACATGCTAGATAGGTGGAGTTCACAACGCACAGGGTTTCAACAATCACACTTAAGTTGTTGCAAGTCAGTTTGATGGATGTTTTTATGATGTGACACTAATTATGCAATTACATAACCAGCTAACTGGCCTGAAGCGGTACACCCCACCCTTTAAGCTCACCACCATTAGGTTTGCCGGTTTCTGCTTaaaaatatcatcatcatctcacaTGGGTTTCGCTGGAACGCAAAGGTGATGTAAGGAAACACCGAAACAAGTCAGCGCCATTTGACTTTGTATCCAAGTTTCTGTAGTATTTCTATTTAATTCATGGCTGACTGTCCCTGGATAGCAAATCATCCTTAGTTTGTTCTCCAACTTatgaagtcattttgttttatgttgagtCCTAAGGCTAATTTCTTTTCATTAAAgcataaaagaaaagaacaaagttCAACAAGTTCATTTTCATAAGACTACGCTGTGGGTAAGATCAACAACTACCAAGCCACAGTGTGAGAACATGGGCGGTGCTCTGTTTGCTGGAGGGAAGTGTTTCAACCTGCCTTAATATTGTTTGATACACAAGTGGTATGTTAATTACAACATATCCAGGAATCACATCCCCCCTTCTGCTCTCCTCTGGTTTCTTCCTCTACCTGTTTTGAGACCATCCTTAAAAATGTTGGCTTCGCAAATGTGACATTTGTAGCAGGcctttatattacattttagtatattcatttaaaataatggTTGTGGTTTGGGCTAAAGCTAACCATTAATGAAGAACTTACTCTTTACTTTGAGAATATGGAGGAGAAAACACGATTATGAAAAAGTAGATAATATTTCGTCTGGTTATGGCATGCTTTCAGGGGTGAGCAAAGGTTCAGCTGTCTTTTCTGCAGGCTTTAATTAAATAGTTTGATGTGAATGCCGGGAGCTGAAACGTTGGTGGCATGAACAGGATCTGACATGAAGGTGTTTGTAATGTAAAttagccttttttttcccttcatgaTGAGAAATCCTGCTGAAACACAACTCATTAGATCTTTATTCcaagaaaaaagtgtttttataatAATGGCCCCTTCCCTACTCCCCCCACTAGCATCACCACTTCCAGCACACCTATCTTTGAACTTGGCCCTCATTTCGATCTAAACAAATCTcaacaaatacatttaacaaCAATAGTAAAAAAGACCAACGATAAGACTTAAAACAGAGGCAACTTATGACGAGGCACCATTAAGTAAAAGCCAAGCAAAAAACATATGACTTAAGGTTTCTTTTAAAAGTGTCTACTAAGATGGAGTCCCTCAGATGCTCAGACAGATTGTTCCATAGATTTGGCTGCAGTGGCTTAACGCTCATTCTCCATGGATTTTTGTGGAAATTAGTAGGATGACCAGCGTGCCAGCAGTAGAAGATCTGAGGGACCTGCTATAGGTACATATCTAAAAGGCATGTCTGAGAGATAAGCTGGTGCCAGGCCATTCagagatttaaaaactaataagaGAATCTTAAAATCTATCTAAAAACTGATAGGCAGCCAATGCCATGACTTTAACATAGGAGTTAAATGTGCTTTCTTTGTGGTCTTCATCAGTATTctggctgctgcattctgaacaAGTTGTAGGCGGCCAACAGCTTTTTTTAAGAAGACCAAACAGGAGGACAATACAGTTGTCAGGCTAAAGGTGCTGACACATCAAACCGACAttaaagaactagcggcgacgaaagccaactgttgcatcgtctacatcgcctcacgtcgccctgtgtcagttgcatttga
The sequence above is drawn from the Epinephelus moara isolate mb chromosome 12, YSFRI_EMoa_1.0, whole genome shotgun sequence genome and encodes:
- the atf3 gene encoding cyclic AMP-dependent transcription factor ATF-3 — translated: MMLQHSGPSLADISCSALVPCLSPPGTLTLDDFTNFTPIVKEELRLAIQTKRLSNGLSVDMSSDGASSSSDRASEHQASGSGVKRELTPQEHDRRKRRRERNKIAAAKCRNKKKEKTESLQQESEKLESVNADLKAQIEELKQQKQQLVYMLNLHRPTCIVRAQNGQTPEDERNLFIQHIKESTLQLHNLTSSTSATSTSLSTSISTIAPLEGGLLTLDHIHCPSHL